The Vicia villosa cultivar HV-30 ecotype Madison, WI unplaced genomic scaffold, Vvil1.0 ctg.000538F_1_1, whole genome shotgun sequence genome window below encodes:
- the LOC131629250 gene encoding putative glutaredoxin-C14 produces the protein MFNQENLMHYQVEQQPSWSYYMMRRERRTMEEDQMERIISLATQSAVVIFSISSTSCMCHAMKSLFSGMGVNAMVHELDQDSKPFIRLLGNSTSLPVVFIGGKLVGSMDTVLAFHINGSLVPLLKHAGALWL, from the coding sequence ATGTTCAATCAAGAGAATCTCATGCATTACCAAGTGGAACAACAACCATCATGGAGCTACTACatgatgagaagagaaagaagaacaaTGGAAGAAGATCAAATGGAGAGAATAATAAGCTTAGCTACGCAAAGTGCTGTTGTGATATTCAGCATTAGTAGTACTAGTTGTATGTGTCATGCAATGAAGAGTTTGTTCAGTGGAATGGGAGTGAATGCAATGGTTCATGAACTTGATCAAGATTCTAAACCATTCATCAGGTTACTTGGAAATTCAACATCACTACCTGTTGTTTTCATTGGTGGCAAATTAGTTGGTTCTATGGATACTGTTTTGGCTTTTCATATCAATGGCTCACTAGTTCCTCTTCTCAAACATGCCGGTGCTTTGTGGCTTTAA
- the LOC131629235 gene encoding uncharacterized protein LOC131629235, translated as MDDNLAKSFWYSPEVGFSYFYSLGRSRGLLILWNDKVEVVNSFTGEGYLGIKACWKNKFYYVVNVYLPCMLNKKIALWKKLLELKETFKDGEWIMGGDFNAIKNIRKRKGRAVSMNNKEVELFAKFIDKSALVDIPCKGKKFSWYRGDGKSMSRIDRFILSNEVVTRWEVMGQLIGDRDISDHYPIWILKDQRNWGPKPFKFNNEWFSLDSFIPFVENEWKSLKVEGRGDYVLKEKLRLLKDKLRS; from the coding sequence ATGGATGATAATTTGGCTAAGTCTTTTTGGTATTCTCCGGAGGTGGGATTTTCTTATTTCTATTCTTTAGGTAGGTCGAGAGGATTACTCATTTTATGGAATGATAAAGTGGAGGTCGTGAATAGTTTTACAGGAGAGGGTTACTTGGGAATAAAAGCTTGTTGGAAGAATAAGTTTTATTATGTGGTAAATGTGTATTTGCCTTGTATGTTGAACAAAAAGATTGCGTTATGGAAGAAGTTGCTTGAGTTAAAGGAGACTTTCAAGGATGGGGAATGGATTATGGGAGGGGACTTCAACGCGATTAAAAACATTAGAAAAAGGAAGGGGCGAGCGGTGTCCATGAATAATAAAGAAGTGGAGCTTTTTGCAAAGTTTATTGACAAAAGTGCTTTGGTAGATATTCCTTGCAAAGGGAAAAAGTTCTCTTGGTATAGAGGGGACGGGAAGTCAATGAGTAGAATTGACCGCTTTATCTTATCCAACGAAGTGGTGACTAGATGGGAGGTGATGGGACAATTAATTGGTGATAGGGATATTTCAGACCATTACCCCATTTGGATTTTGAAGGATCAAAGGAATTGGGGCCCAAAACCATTTAAattcaacaatgaatggtttAGTCTCGATTCCTTTATCCCTTTTGTGGAAAACGAGTGGAAAAGCTTGAAGGTGGAAGGAAGAGGTGATTATGTGTTAAAAGAAAAACTAAGGCTCTTAAAAGATAAATTAAGAAGTTag